In one window of Maribacter dokdonensis DSW-8 DNA:
- a CDS encoding PA0069 family radical SAM protein: MKSDFSIKGRGAQKNTFNKFSAYNYETRDDFLEFCRLEGEIADNNKTQYIPVYPKSIVNKVTSPDVGMSYSMNMYQGCEHGCIYCYARNAHEFWGYSAGLDFERKILVKHNAPKLLEEKLKSKSWKACTIVLSGNTDCYQPAEQEFQLTRKCLEIFLKYKHPVGIITKNALILRDLDILRKLNEHGLIGVNISVTSLSEETRRILEPRTTTIKKRLEAIKVLSDNGIPVNAMLAPIIPGINSHEILNLAKTVAHHGALSMAFTVVRLNGAIGHIFTDWIRKTLPNKADKVLHQIEECHGGSLNDSRFGIRSKGEGKIATQIHDMVSLAKRTYFKNSTFPKLNTDLYASYKDGQLKLF, encoded by the coding sequence ATGAAATCAGACTTTTCTATAAAAGGTAGAGGCGCCCAAAAGAATACCTTTAATAAGTTTTCAGCATACAACTACGAAACTAGGGACGATTTTCTTGAATTTTGCCGTCTTGAAGGTGAAATTGCCGATAACAATAAAACCCAATACATACCAGTTTACCCAAAATCAATAGTAAATAAGGTAACTAGCCCAGATGTGGGTATGAGTTATTCTATGAACATGTACCAAGGTTGTGAGCATGGTTGTATTTACTGTTATGCTAGAAATGCACATGAATTTTGGGGCTATAGTGCAGGTTTGGATTTTGAACGTAAGATTTTGGTAAAGCATAATGCACCAAAATTGTTAGAAGAGAAATTAAAAAGTAAAAGTTGGAAGGCATGTACCATTGTGCTTTCAGGAAATACAGATTGCTACCAACCTGCTGAACAAGAGTTTCAATTAACCCGTAAATGCTTAGAGATTTTCTTGAAATACAAGCATCCAGTGGGAATCATTACTAAAAATGCGTTGATTTTGCGCGATTTGGATATTCTAAGGAAATTAAACGAGCATGGTTTAATTGGTGTAAACATATCTGTTACCTCTTTATCTGAAGAAACCAGAAGGATATTAGAACCAAGGACTACCACCATTAAAAAGAGGTTAGAGGCTATTAAAGTTTTATCTGACAATGGCATTCCGGTAAATGCTATGTTGGCTCCGATCATACCTGGCATCAATAGTCATGAAATTTTAAATTTAGCTAAGACAGTTGCGCACCATGGGGCATTGTCAATGGCTTTTACCGTGGTTAGATTAAATGGAGCCATTGGTCATATTTTTACCGATTGGATTCGTAAAACACTTCCAAATAAAGCAGACAAGGTTTTGCACCAAATTGAGGAGTGTCATGGAGGAAGTTTAAATGATAGCAGATTTGGTATCCGAAGTAAAGGAGAAGGTAAAATTGCTACTCAAATTCATGATATGGTCAGTTTGGCAAAACGAACCTATTTTAAAAACAGCACTTTCCCAAAATTAAATACTGATTTGTACGCATCATATAAAGATGGTCAATTGAAATTATTTTAA
- a CDS encoding enoyl-CoA hydratase/isomerase family protein — MAYETILIEKEATTAIVTINRPKKLNALNKETIGELHDAFKDLQKDKDVKAIILTGSGEKAFVAGADISEFADFDVKEGKKLAAKGQKQLFDFVEGLSTPVIAAVNGFALGGGLELAMACHFRVASDNAKMGLPEVSLGLIPGYGGTQRLPQLVGKGRAMEMIMTAGMISADQAKAYGLVNHVTTQEELLPLCHKIIAKITNNSSVAIAHAIKAVNAGFKNTVNGYEQEIEAFGDCFGTDDFTEGTTAFLEKRKAEFPGS, encoded by the coding sequence ATGGCATACGAAACAATATTGATTGAAAAAGAAGCAACAACGGCAATTGTAACTATTAATCGCCCTAAAAAATTAAATGCTTTAAATAAGGAGACCATTGGGGAGTTACATGATGCTTTCAAAGATTTGCAAAAAGATAAGGATGTCAAAGCCATAATTTTGACCGGTAGCGGTGAAAAAGCATTTGTAGCGGGTGCCGATATTTCTGAATTTGCAGATTTCGATGTTAAAGAAGGAAAAAAATTGGCGGCCAAAGGTCAAAAACAATTATTTGATTTTGTTGAAGGCTTATCTACACCTGTTATTGCTGCGGTCAATGGTTTTGCTCTAGGCGGCGGATTAGAGCTTGCAATGGCTTGCCATTTTAGAGTGGCCAGTGATAATGCCAAAATGGGACTGCCAGAGGTTTCTTTAGGATTAATACCTGGGTATGGTGGTACCCAACGTTTGCCTCAATTGGTGGGTAAAGGTAGGGCAATGGAAATGATCATGACCGCGGGCATGATCTCTGCCGATCAAGCTAAAGCCTACGGGCTTGTAAACCATGTAACTACACAAGAAGAACTATTACCGCTATGCCATAAGATAATAGCAAAGATCACCAATAATTCTTCTGTAGCCATTGCTCATGCAATAAAAGCGGTAAATGCTGGTTTTAAGAATACTGTAAATGGTTATGAGCAGGAAATTGAGGCTTTTGGTGACTGTTTTGGAACAGATGATTTTACCGAAGGTACTACTGCATTTTTGGAAAAAAGAAAAGCTGAGTTTCCGGGTTCATGA
- a CDS encoding glycosyltransferase, whose product MKTKNTTIKNMKTVNNKTEKKTKKSFFSKIANQIENANAWGVFVMGSTFVLMFGSAYLAYILQSDFSDLHLERRSSLIGFIFMIVAAAFFVFKLSFFIYTFVRFLKYKAIPSVSDDELPTVTVIVPAYNEGKQVWATLKSLADSDYPEHKVQLLAIDDGSKDDTWNWMQEAKKELGDRVSICQQPKNMGKRHALYRGFNEGTGEIFVTVDSDSIVDPDTLRNLVSPFIVDENCGAVAGNIRVLNNKKEILPKMLDVSFALSFEFVRSSESTLNSVLCTPGALAAYRATAVFGCLDEWINQTFMGQPSDIGEDRAMTNMILKQGFHVLFQRNAFAYTNVPEKYKGLYKMFIRWGRSNVRENIQMSKYVFTNFRKGPKAGTRLLFFSQFSRIVLCYPFVLFMLVFVFTHPLLFLSSTFLSILVLSTFPVIFYAKRYTFSESFWAYSYSVLYTFGLFWITPYAIATASRRGWLTRELPQK is encoded by the coding sequence ATGAAAACCAAGAACACTACCATAAAAAATATGAAAACCGTAAACAACAAAACCGAAAAGAAAACTAAGAAGTCTTTCTTTTCCAAAATTGCCAACCAAATAGAAAATGCCAATGCATGGGGTGTTTTTGTAATGGGCAGCACATTTGTATTAATGTTTGGATCTGCTTATTTGGCTTATATATTACAGAGCGATTTTTCAGACTTACATTTAGAGCGCAGAAGTAGCTTAATAGGATTTATTTTTATGATCGTTGCTGCGGCCTTCTTTGTATTCAAGTTAAGTTTTTTCATCTATACGTTTGTCCGTTTTTTAAAGTACAAGGCTATACCTTCAGTTTCAGATGATGAACTGCCTACGGTAACCGTTATTGTACCGGCTTATAATGAAGGAAAACAAGTTTGGGCCACCTTAAAAAGTTTGGCAGATAGTGACTACCCAGAGCATAAAGTGCAATTATTGGCAATTGATGATGGTAGTAAAGATGACACTTGGAACTGGATGCAAGAGGCAAAAAAAGAATTAGGTGACAGGGTTTCTATTTGTCAACAGCCTAAGAATATGGGTAAACGTCATGCACTTTACAGAGGCTTTAATGAAGGTACAGGTGAAATTTTCGTTACTGTGGACAGTGACTCTATAGTTGATCCAGATACTTTAAGAAATTTAGTTAGTCCGTTCATTGTTGATGAAAACTGTGGTGCGGTTGCAGGTAATATTCGTGTTTTAAATAACAAGAAAGAAATTTTACCTAAAATGCTAGATGTAAGTTTTGCACTTAGTTTTGAGTTTGTACGTTCTTCTGAAAGTACTTTAAATTCAGTTTTATGTACTCCAGGAGCTTTGGCAGCTTATAGAGCTACTGCGGTATTTGGTTGCTTAGATGAGTGGATCAACCAAACCTTTATGGGGCAGCCTTCTGATATTGGTGAAGATAGAGCTATGACCAATATGATTTTAAAGCAAGGTTTTCACGTATTGTTTCAAAGAAATGCTTTTGCTTATACCAATGTTCCTGAAAAATACAAGGGTCTGTATAAGATGTTCATTAGATGGGGTAGAAGTAATGTTCGTGAGAATATTCAAATGTCTAAATATGTATTTACGAACTTTAGAAAAGGACCAAAAGCAGGTACTAGATTATTATTCTTCAGCCAGTTTTCAAGAATTGTATTGTGTTACCCATTTGTACTGTTCATGTTAGTTTTTGTTTTCACGCATCCGTTGTTGTTCTTAAGCTCAACGTTCTTAAGTATTTTGGTACTGTCAACATTCCCGGTAATATTTTACGCAAAAAGATATACGTTCTCAGAGTCTTTCTGGGCATATTCTTACAGTGTTCTATATACTTTTGGTCTGTTCTGGATTACCCCTTATGCTATTGCAACGGCAAGTAGAAGAGGTTGGTTAACAAGAGAGTTACCGCAGAAATAA
- a CDS encoding sensor histidine kinase, whose translation MIFLVLIASVLIAGVTVYQYREQSKDYHENRMERKEEQIRQSIDLAIQKTTYPVTTENLDLIFKNEIYEIAVVQNMNFNIYSLEGELIKSSRPKFANDSISMCLDAEVLNKLEISPNKRYVMENALAGDKYQASFTYIADQKFKPIGILNLPYFEDNSFNDYELKEFLFRLSGVYLLMLLMAISFAFFISKYITRSLETISTMMGKTELSKQNKKIYLDNPGEEIEKLISAYNGMIDELGQSAVKLARSEREQAWREMAKQVAHEIKNPLTPMRLSVQSFERKFDPNDPDIHQKVKEYSNTLIQQIDTMSSIASAFSNFAEMPAQQNETLNVVKIVKLALDIFNEDYIHFIADEEEIIAKLDRTQLIRVVTNLVKNAIQAVPDVESPRVLVTVASEGNMVKLSVADNGHGIEKDNEDKIFEPKFTTKTSGMGLGLGMVKNIVETYKGTIKFTSQLGKGTVFCVKFPKENV comes from the coding sequence ATGATATTTTTGGTGCTCATTGCATCTGTATTAATAGCTGGGGTTACGGTATACCAATATCGTGAACAATCAAAGGATTATCATGAAAATAGAATGGAGCGTAAAGAGGAACAAATACGTCAAAGTATAGACCTTGCCATTCAGAAAACAACGTATCCGGTTACCACGGAGAATCTAGATTTAATTTTTAAAAATGAAATCTATGAGATTGCCGTTGTTCAAAACATGAACTTTAATATCTATAGTTTGGAAGGCGAGCTAATTAAGAGTTCTAGACCCAAGTTTGCCAATGATTCTATTTCTATGTGCCTAGATGCTGAGGTACTTAATAAGCTAGAAATAAGTCCCAATAAGCGTTATGTCATGGAAAATGCCTTGGCGGGAGATAAGTATCAAGCTTCATTCACCTATATAGCGGATCAAAAGTTTAAACCAATTGGTATTTTAAACTTGCCCTACTTTGAAGATAATTCGTTTAACGATTATGAATTGAAAGAATTTTTGTTTCGTTTATCTGGGGTTTATCTGCTAATGCTATTAATGGCAATATCTTTTGCTTTTTTCATTTCGAAATATATAACCCGCTCACTAGAAACCATTTCAACCATGATGGGCAAAACCGAGCTAAGTAAACAGAACAAGAAAATTTATTTGGATAATCCGGGTGAAGAAATAGAAAAACTGATTTCTGCGTATAATGGAATGATTGATGAATTGGGTCAAAGTGCAGTTAAATTGGCTCGTAGCGAACGTGAACAGGCATGGCGAGAAATGGCTAAGCAAGTGGCACATGAAATTAAGAACCCACTTACGCCAATGCGACTGAGCGTGCAGAGTTTTGAACGAAAGTTTGATCCCAATGATCCAGATATACATCAAAAAGTAAAAGAATACTCCAATACTTTAATTCAGCAAATAGATACCATGAGCAGTATAGCATCTGCATTCTCAAATTTTGCAGAAATGCCGGCACAGCAAAATGAGACATTGAATGTGGTTAAAATCGTGAAATTAGCTTTGGATATATTTAATGAAGACTATATTCATTTTATTGCGGATGAAGAGGAAATTATTGCGAAATTGGATCGTACCCAACTTATTAGAGTGGTTACTAATTTGGTGAAAAATGCTATACAGGCAGTGCCAGATGTAGAATCTCCAAGAGTATTGGTAACGGTAGCATCTGAGGGTAATATGGTAAAATTATCTGTGGCAGATAATGGTCATGGTATAGAGAAAGATAATGAAGACAAAATATTTGAACCAAAATTTACTACTAAAACCAGTGGTATGGGCCTAGGTCTTGGCATGGTTAAAAATATAGTGGAAACGTATAAAGGCACCATTAAGTTTACTTCGCAATTAGGTAAGGGTACGGTGTTCTGTGTAAAATTCCCTAAAGAAAATGTATAA